A genome region from Chitinophagales bacterium includes the following:
- a CDS encoding type II toxin-antitoxin system RelE/ParE family toxin, whose amino-acid sequence MKYQIETIPYFQKRAKRLIKKFPSLKKELLELHNKLSADPETGTALGKNCYKIRLAIKSKNKGKSGGARVITYLYIRGKVVYLLDIYDKSEQSDITNKELVELLSEISNK is encoded by the coding sequence ATGAAATACCAGATTGAAACCATACCGTATTTTCAGAAAAGGGCAAAACGTCTTATCAAAAAATTCCCTTCTCTTAAGAAAGAACTATTAGAACTCCACAACAAACTTTCCGCTGATCCCGAAACGGGAACTGCACTTGGAAAAAATTGCTACAAAATTCGGCTTGCTATAAAGTCTAAAAACAAAGGAAAATCAGGTGGCGCAAGGGTGATTACATATTTATATATTCGTGGGAAAGTTGTTTATTTATTGGATATTTATGACAAGTCTGAGCAAAGTGATATCACCAATAAAGAATTGGTAGAACTGTTGAGTGAAATTTCGAATAAATAA
- a CDS encoding proline dehydrogenase family protein — protein sequence MNNKDTKTKRLSFENTAIAFADKSDLELKEAYWMYKLINNGTLVELGSFFTNMALKFRFPVKPVVKATVFKLFVGGESLEEARPKIERLAGYGINTILDYGVEAKSSEYDYNKTLQEKLNAIAFAGNQKSVKVLSCKITGLGRFRLFEKVHAGERISLTEEREMERVVDRVEQLCEAAKRQNIALFFDAEESWIQRPLDIIIREMMEQFNQEKVIVYNTYQMYLKNRSEDMKQHYKDALESGFKFGVKLVRGAYMEKERDRAHKMNYPSPIYDNKPAVDEAYNKALRYCLDDVKNIALCAATHNEESCMYLADEIEKSKISNDHPHLMFAQLLGMGENLTFNLADYGFHTAKLVPFGPVKDVIPYLIRRARENSSAEGQMSRELSLLKNEIERRRIFSV from the coding sequence ATGAATAATAAAGATACAAAGACCAAAAGACTCTCTTTCGAGAATACTGCCATTGCTTTTGCCGATAAGAGTGATTTGGAGTTAAAAGAGGCTTATTGGATGTATAAACTGATCAACAATGGAACCCTGGTGGAATTGGGCAGTTTTTTTACAAATATGGCATTGAAATTCCGTTTTCCGGTAAAACCTGTAGTCAAGGCAACTGTTTTCAAACTTTTTGTGGGAGGTGAAAGCCTGGAAGAAGCACGTCCGAAAATCGAGCGCCTGGCCGGTTATGGCATAAATACCATTTTGGATTATGGAGTAGAAGCCAAATCTTCTGAATACGATTACAACAAGACCTTGCAGGAAAAATTGAATGCCATTGCTTTTGCCGGAAATCAAAAATCAGTAAAAGTGCTCTCTTGCAAAATTACCGGACTCGGGCGTTTCAGGCTGTTTGAGAAAGTACATGCCGGAGAGCGGATAAGTTTGACAGAAGAGCGCGAAATGGAAAGAGTGGTAGATCGCGTAGAGCAATTGTGTGAAGCTGCAAAAAGGCAGAATATTGCGCTGTTTTTTGACGCAGAAGAAAGCTGGATTCAGAGACCGCTGGACATTATCATTCGCGAGATGATGGAACAATTCAACCAAGAAAAAGTGATAGTTTACAATACCTACCAGATGTACCTGAAAAATCGCTCAGAGGATATGAAGCAACACTACAAAGATGCTTTGGAAAGCGGTTTTAAGTTTGGTGTAAAACTGGTGCGCGGGGCCTATATGGAAAAAGAAAGAGATCGTGCCCATAAAATGAATTATCCTTCTCCGATTTATGACAACAAGCCCGCTGTTGATGAGGCGTATAACAAAGCACTGCGCTATTGTTTGGACGATGTGAAAAATATCGCACTGTGTGCAGCTACCCATAATGAGGAAAGCTGTATGTATCTGGCAGATGAAATTGAAAAAAGTAAAATCTCAAACGATCATCCGCACCTGATGTTTGCCCAGCTTTTGGGAATGGGCGAAAACCTCACCTTTAATTTAGCCGATTATGGTTTTCATACAGCTAAACTGGTGCCATTTGGCCCGGTCAAAGATGTGATTCCTTACCTGATAAGGCGCGCTCGTGAAAACAGTTCAGCAGAAGGGCAAATGAGCAGGGAATTATCACTTTTGAAAAATGAGATTGAGCGCAGACGTATTTTCTCTGTATAA
- a CDS encoding GatB/YqeY domain-containing protein has product MSLEQNIMTAMKTAMKEKDQDSLRALRAVKSAIMLAKTEKVGTELDEAAELKILQKELKQRKDAMATFKEQNRDDLADKEAAEIAVIEKFMPEQMSEAEVKAELEKIVADTGASSMKDMGKVMGIANQKFAGKADGKMIADIVKSLLG; this is encoded by the coding sequence ATGAGTTTAGAACAAAATATAATGACGGCCATGAAAACGGCCATGAAGGAAAAAGACCAAGACAGTTTGCGCGCTTTGCGTGCCGTTAAATCTGCCATTATGCTGGCAAAAACCGAAAAAGTAGGCACGGAACTGGATGAAGCTGCTGAGCTCAAGATTTTGCAAAAAGAGCTAAAGCAAAGAAAAGATGCTATGGCGACTTTCAAGGAACAAAATCGCGATGATCTGGCGGACAAAGAAGCGGCTGAAATTGCTGTGATAGAAAAATTTATGCCCGAGCAAATGAGCGAGGCAGAGGTGAAAGCAGAACTCGAAAAGATCGTAGCCGATACCGGTGCTTCTTCCATGAAAGACATGGGTAAGGTGATGGGCATTGCCAATCAGAAATTTGCCGGAAAAGCAGATGGTAAAATGATTGCGGATATCGTGAAATCGCTCTTGGGCTAA
- the rmuC gene encoding DNA recombination protein RmuC, whose translation MDIISSIGGLFIGFIFGVLFMYFKHKNNKQISFDEFEQSEAEKQNITLEAEKLKERSLLLKEQLDNLQVKREEEQYAYRKSESKVAELETRNENLLEKLVEQKADIENLQERFHKEFELIANRILDEKSTKFTELNKEKLKDVFDPLKERIEDFKKTINETYIRGSKERSELSHELKSLRDLNKQLQDEAHNLTKALKGDSKTQGNWGEMVLERILEMSGLQKGREYDTQTSFTTDENKRFQPDVIVHLPDQKKVIIDSKVSLTAYEQYINTEDEKEKAFYLNGHIQSLRSHFKSLDRKQYQDLYKIGSLDFILLFVPIESAFSLAIENKQDLFNEAFANNIVIVTPSTLLATMKTIANIWKNEYQSQNVIEIAENAGNLYDKFKGFVDDMTDLGSRLDQSNRSFSNAMNKLSEGRGNLISRAEKIKQLGARSKKQLPEDLLRKALDTDEKE comes from the coding sequence GTGGATATAATAAGCAGCATAGGCGGATTGTTTATTGGATTTATATTTGGGGTACTATTTATGTATTTCAAACACAAAAACAATAAGCAAATTTCATTTGATGAATTTGAACAATCAGAAGCAGAAAAACAAAATATTACACTGGAAGCGGAAAAATTGAAAGAAAGGAGCCTCTTGCTTAAAGAGCAACTGGATAATTTGCAAGTAAAAAGAGAGGAAGAGCAATACGCCTATCGCAAATCTGAGTCTAAAGTTGCTGAATTAGAAACCCGAAATGAAAATCTACTTGAAAAATTGGTGGAGCAAAAAGCAGATATTGAAAATCTACAGGAAAGGTTTCACAAAGAATTTGAACTGATCGCCAACCGCATTCTTGATGAAAAATCGACCAAATTCACTGAGCTCAATAAGGAAAAATTAAAGGATGTTTTTGATCCATTGAAAGAGCGTATTGAAGATTTTAAGAAAACCATCAATGAAACATACATCAGGGGATCAAAGGAACGCTCCGAACTCTCACATGAATTGAAGAGCCTGCGCGACCTCAACAAACAATTGCAGGACGAAGCACACAATTTGACCAAAGCGCTCAAAGGCGATTCAAAAACCCAGGGCAATTGGGGCGAAATGGTTTTGGAACGCATTCTTGAAATGTCTGGCTTGCAAAAAGGCCGGGAATACGACACCCAAACGAGTTTTACCACAGATGAAAACAAGCGTTTTCAACCCGATGTTATCGTGCATTTGCCCGACCAGAAAAAAGTAATTATTGACTCGAAGGTATCGCTCACTGCCTATGAGCAATATATTAATACTGAAGATGAAAAAGAGAAAGCATTTTACCTGAACGGACATATACAATCATTGCGCAGTCATTTCAAAAGCCTTGACAGAAAGCAATACCAGGATCTTTATAAAATTGGATCACTGGATTTTATTTTGCTTTTCGTGCCCATAGAGTCTGCTTTTTCGCTGGCTATAGAAAACAAACAAGACTTGTTTAATGAGGCCTTTGCAAACAATATTGTTATTGTAACTCCTTCTACCCTTCTGGCGACCATGAAAACCATTGCCAATATCTGGAAAAACGAATACCAAAGCCAAAACGTGATAGAAATTGCTGAAAATGCCGGGAATCTTTACGATAAATTCAAAGGCTTTGTCGATGATATGACGGATCTGGGAAGCAGATTAGACCAAAGCAACCGATCATTTAGCAATGCCATGAACAAGCTGAGTGAAGGACGGGGCAACTTGATAAGCCGGGCTGAGAAAATCAAACAATTGGGCGCTAGAAGCAAAAAGCAATTGCCGGAAGATTTGCTTAGAAAAGCACTGGATACGGATGAAAAAGAATAG
- a CDS encoding carbamoyltransferase — protein sequence MKIIGISAFYHDSAAVLLSDGAIVAAAQEERFTRKKHDEGFPANALKFCLKKGNCQLEDIDYIVFYDKPFLKFERLLETYYAFAPKGLRSFLSAMPIWMKEKLFLKRLLKEELNKLGKFDAKKQKILYSEHHLAHAASTFFVSPFEESAILTIDGVGEWATASLAMGKGNDIQILKELHFPHSLGLLYSAFTYFLGFRVNSGEYKLMGLAPYGNPEDPQTKEFVDLIKSKLIDLKADGSVWLDQSYFDYATGLRMANDKKWEQLFGFARRSEKEALQQKHCNLAMAIQQVTEEVVLKMAEYLKELTGQQNICLSGGVALNCVANGKLEEAGIFENIYIQPAAGDAGGALGAAISTHFMYLQNERTAPKNGIDSILYSYLGPEFSNAEIQSTLDGFKADYQLLETHQISKETAKLLADGKVVGWFQGGMEWGPRALGNRSILGDPGRSDMQKKLNLKIKYREGFRPFAPIVIEEDAHQFFEMKGPSPYMLMVKPVQQSIRKPLPSDFYDMELMERLKIERSTLPAITHLDFSARIQTVSKDSNERLYDLLQNFKQEKGYGVLVNTSFNVRGEPIVCTPEDAYHCFMNTEMDALAIGDFLLLKEKQPNWEKKSAEELFGLD from the coding sequence ATGAAGATAATCGGGATTTCGGCTTTTTACCACGATTCGGCTGCTGTTTTGCTCAGCGATGGCGCAATTGTAGCGGCAGCACAGGAAGAGCGATTTACCCGCAAAAAACACGATGAGGGTTTTCCTGCCAATGCCCTGAAATTTTGCCTAAAAAAAGGCAATTGCCAACTCGAAGACATCGACTATATCGTTTTTTACGACAAGCCTTTTTTGAAATTTGAGCGATTGCTGGAAACCTATTATGCCTTTGCCCCAAAAGGTTTGCGTTCCTTTTTAAGTGCCATGCCCATTTGGATGAAGGAAAAACTTTTCCTCAAGCGATTGCTCAAGGAAGAACTCAATAAGCTGGGAAAATTCGATGCCAAAAAGCAAAAGATTCTATACAGCGAGCATCATTTGGCACACGCTGCCTCTACCTTTTTTGTGTCTCCTTTTGAGGAGTCTGCCATACTCACCATTGATGGTGTGGGCGAATGGGCAACGGCAAGTCTAGCCATGGGAAAAGGCAATGACATTCAAATTTTGAAAGAACTGCACTTCCCGCATTCGCTGGGTTTGCTCTATTCTGCCTTCACTTATTTTTTGGGCTTTAGGGTCAATTCCGGGGAATACAAACTGATGGGACTGGCGCCCTACGGCAATCCAGAGGATCCACAGACAAAGGAGTTTGTCGATTTGATCAAAAGCAAATTGATAGACCTGAAGGCGGATGGTTCCGTGTGGCTGGATCAATCGTATTTTGATTATGCCACCGGGCTGCGCATGGCGAATGATAAAAAATGGGAACAGCTTTTTGGCTTTGCGCGCAGAAGTGAAAAAGAGGCATTGCAGCAAAAGCATTGCAACCTGGCCATGGCTATACAGCAGGTAACAGAGGAAGTGGTGTTGAAAATGGCTGAGTATTTAAAAGAACTTACGGGCCAACAAAATATTTGCTTGTCAGGTGGTGTGGCACTCAATTGTGTGGCCAATGGAAAATTGGAAGAAGCTGGGATTTTTGAAAACATCTACATACAACCTGCTGCCGGAGATGCTGGAGGGGCTTTGGGCGCAGCGATTTCCACGCATTTTATGTATTTGCAAAATGAAAGAACTGCGCCAAAAAATGGTATTGATAGCATTTTGTACAGCTACCTCGGCCCTGAATTTTCCAATGCTGAAATTCAAAGCACTTTAGATGGTTTTAAAGCGGATTATCAATTATTGGAAACCCATCAGATTTCTAAAGAAACCGCCAAACTACTGGCAGATGGAAAAGTAGTAGGTTGGTTTCAGGGGGGTATGGAGTGGGGGCCACGGGCATTGGGCAACCGTAGTATTTTAGGCGATCCAGGTCGCAGCGATATGCAGAAAAAACTGAACCTTAAAATAAAATACCGCGAAGGTTTTCGTCCTTTTGCACCTATCGTAATTGAGGAAGATGCCCATCAGTTTTTTGAAATGAAAGGTCCTTCGCCTTATATGCTCATGGTAAAACCCGTTCAGCAATCTATTCGCAAACCGCTGCCCAGTGATTTTTATGATATGGAATTGATGGAAAGATTGAAAATCGAACGCTCTACTTTACCCGCCATTACCCATTTGGATTTTAGCGCACGCATTCAAACCGTTTCCAAAGATTCCAATGAGAGGCTCTATGATTTGCTTCAAAATTTCAAGCAGGAAAAAGGCTATGGGGTTTTGGTTAATACCAGTTTTAATGTGCGTGGCGAACCCATTGTCTGCACGCCCGAAGATGCCTACCATTGCTTTATGAATACCGAAATGGATGCCCTTGCGATTGGAGATTTTCTACTGCTAAAAGAAAAACAGCCGAATTGGGAAAAGAAAAGTGCTGAAGAGTTGTTTGGGTTAGATTGA
- a CDS encoding DUF4236 domain-containing protein — translation MAYYLRKALSFGPLRLNFSKSGIGLSAGVTGARVGIGPKGAYVHGGRHGLYYRKYLSSGKKSAKADAQNLQSGSRAYFVDTGLTYGKGIPQADEAEIPAAPDLEKGGCLAKGLLMLGVLMLFPGLFFWPYWIFFPAAFAILLGVVLSYQNKKQVKTSRALLEEIERDFEERKPVEEIIFKIKKANLPAQHKQFLDFHFFVLLHDTFYEQPEYIQPDELQKLEKQLVLPEKDKAAIKVTVFQTFLDEMMEDHLISAEEEQQLIQLKDTLQLKDAAIDREIKLMDAMVEMRRAMETEPSPLQSELQLKKEEKLYYRNEGKLLKEKIQKRFQRNNIQYKEIGYDVDMEGEVCLTSERILIIADGERSYSLDDVKDVTLSLEDNTLQLRITNRKNPLIFSMPDVPVFAGKLNHLLPDTA, via the coding sequence ATGGCCTACTACCTCAGAAAAGCACTTTCATTTGGTCCTTTGCGATTGAATTTTTCAAAAAGCGGCATCGGGCTCTCGGCAGGAGTTACGGGCGCAAGAGTTGGCATTGGCCCCAAAGGTGCATATGTGCACGGAGGCCGCCACGGATTGTATTACCGCAAATATTTATCATCGGGAAAAAAGAGCGCCAAAGCCGATGCACAAAATCTGCAATCGGGCAGCAGGGCGTATTTTGTCGATACCGGACTGACTTATGGCAAAGGCATTCCACAAGCCGATGAAGCAGAAATACCCGCTGCCCCAGATCTTGAAAAAGGAGGCTGTCTGGCCAAAGGACTGCTTATGCTTGGGGTTCTCATGCTATTTCCAGGCCTGTTCTTTTGGCCTTATTGGATTTTTTTTCCTGCTGCATTTGCAATATTGCTCGGTGTTGTTTTAAGCTATCAGAACAAGAAACAGGTGAAAACGAGCAGGGCTTTGTTGGAAGAAATTGAAAGGGATTTTGAGGAAAGGAAACCCGTTGAGGAAATCATCTTCAAAATCAAGAAAGCCAATTTACCTGCACAGCACAAGCAATTCCTGGACTTTCACTTTTTTGTTTTGCTGCACGATACCTTTTATGAGCAGCCGGAATATATTCAGCCGGACGAATTGCAGAAACTCGAAAAACAACTGGTTTTACCAGAAAAAGACAAAGCAGCCATAAAGGTAACGGTGTTCCAAACCTTTCTGGATGAAATGATGGAAGATCACCTGATTTCAGCGGAAGAAGAGCAGCAATTGATACAATTAAAAGATACCCTGCAATTGAAAGATGCTGCCATAGATCGCGAAATCAAATTGATGGATGCCATGGTGGAAATGCGCAGGGCCATGGAAACTGAGCCCAGCCCGCTTCAAAGTGAATTGCAATTGAAAAAAGAGGAAAAACTCTACTATCGCAATGAAGGAAAGCTGTTGAAAGAAAAAATCCAAAAGCGATTTCAGCGCAACAATATCCAGTACAAAGAAATTGGCTACGATGTGGATATGGAAGGCGAGGTTTGCCTCACAAGCGAGCGCATTTTGATCATTGCCGATGGCGAACGCTCTTATTCATTGGATGATGTGAAGGATGTAACCCTGTCATTGGAAGACAATACCCTGCAACTCAGAATCACCAATCGCAAAAATCCCCTGATCTTTTCCATGCCCGATGTGCCTGTTTTTGCAGGGAAACTGAATCATTTGCTGCCCGACACAGCTTAA
- a CDS encoding citrate synthase yields the protein MSEKAKLTLEDKTYEFPVFTGTENEKAFDIKSLRAETGYVTLDTGYKNTGATTSEITFLNGEEGILRYRGYSIEDLTNNSSFIEVCYLLFNGELPNAKQLSAFEEKITRHTLVHEDTKHIFDAYPTASHPMGQLIAMVSSLSSFYPNSLDPNRSNEEKELTMIRLLAKMPTLCSMIYKKSAGHPIMYPRNDLDYVSNYLYMTFGHVTESYEVDPVVVDAMNKLLILHADHEQNCSTSTVRIVGSSQANLYASISAGIAALWGPLHGGANQKVIEMLENIKKDGGSVEKWINKAKDKNDPFRLMGFGHRVYKNFDPRALLIKDACDKVLDKLGINDPILDIAKKLEKTALKDDYFVDRKLFPNVDFYSGIIYRAIGFPVQMFTVLFALGRLPGWVAQWKEMIDEKQPIGRPRQIYTGHNQREFPPLNKR from the coding sequence ATGTCAGAAAAAGCGAAATTAACCCTCGAAGATAAGACTTACGAATTTCCGGTATTTACCGGAACTGAAAACGAAAAAGCCTTTGATATAAAGAGCCTTAGAGCTGAAACCGGTTATGTAACCCTCGATACAGGTTATAAAAATACCGGTGCGACTACCAGCGAAATCACTTTTTTAAATGGTGAAGAAGGAATCCTTAGATATCGGGGTTATTCTATCGAAGATCTGACCAATAATTCTTCTTTTATAGAGGTATGTTACTTGTTATTCAATGGTGAGTTGCCCAATGCAAAACAACTCAGTGCTTTTGAAGAAAAAATCACAAGACACACCCTCGTTCATGAAGACACCAAACATATTTTTGATGCTTATCCTACAGCATCACACCCAATGGGGCAATTGATCGCAATGGTATCTTCGCTTTCCTCTTTCTACCCCAACTCACTGGATCCAAACCGATCCAATGAGGAAAAGGAACTGACCATGATCCGTCTGTTGGCTAAAATGCCAACGCTTTGCTCTATGATTTATAAAAAATCTGCAGGGCATCCGATCATGTACCCAAGAAATGATCTCGACTATGTTTCGAACTATTTGTATATGACTTTCGGTCATGTTACCGAATCATACGAAGTAGATCCTGTGGTTGTAGATGCTATGAATAAATTATTGATCCTTCATGCCGATCACGAGCAAAACTGTTCTACATCCACAGTGAGAATTGTAGGGTCTTCTCAGGCCAATCTTTACGCTTCAATTTCGGCAGGCATTGCAGCACTTTGGGGACCGCTTCACGGAGGTGCCAATCAGAAAGTGATTGAGATGCTGGAGAATATCAAGAAAGATGGCGGAAGTGTAGAAAAATGGATCAATAAAGCCAAAGACAAAAACGATCCTTTCCGTTTAATGGGCTTTGGACACCGTGTTTATAAAAACTTTGACCCGCGCGCACTCCTGATTAAAGATGCCTGTGACAAAGTACTGGACAAACTCGGCATTAATGATCCAATCCTTGATATTGCTAAAAAACTGGAAAAAACTGCATTGAAAGATGATTATTTTGTTGATAGAAAACTCTTCCCAAATGTAGATTTCTATTCAGGTATTATATACAGGGCTATTGGCTTCCCAGTACAAATGTTTACGGTACTGTTTGCACTTGGCCGTTTACCGGGATGGGTTGCTCAATGGAAAGAAATGATTGATGAAAAACAACCGATTGGTAGGCCAAGACAAATATATACCGGCCACAATCAACGCGAATTTCCTCCATTAAATAAACGATAA
- a CDS encoding aminodeoxychorismate/anthranilate synthase component II, with amino-acid sequence MHLLLDNYDSFTYNLYDYFRQLGIDYKVLRSDSLEWQKIDFQKVKSIVLSPGPEKPAKAPLCKILIEKASGKIPILGVCLGHQAIGQYFGDTLYEMQTPVHGKANEMYVAQKNEPLFKSLPNNFKVMRYHSLAIQLQQNSPLQILAKTEDGTIMAIKHRDKNIYGIQFHPESILSEYGLKILENWLKLSGL; translated from the coding sequence ATGCATCTGCTTTTAGACAATTACGATTCATTTACTTACAACTTGTACGATTACTTCAGACAACTTGGTATTGATTACAAAGTACTGAGAAGTGATTCCCTGGAATGGCAGAAAATCGATTTTCAAAAAGTAAAAAGCATTGTCTTATCGCCCGGTCCAGAAAAGCCTGCTAAAGCCCCACTCTGTAAAATATTGATTGAAAAGGCCAGTGGAAAAATACCGATTTTAGGCGTATGCCTCGGACATCAGGCGATAGGGCAGTATTTTGGAGACACGCTCTATGAAATGCAAACCCCGGTACACGGAAAGGCAAATGAAATGTATGTTGCACAAAAAAATGAGCCTTTGTTTAAAAGTTTGCCAAATAACTTTAAAGTAATGCGTTATCACTCCCTGGCTATCCAATTGCAGCAAAACAGCCCCTTACAGATATTAGCAAAAACCGAAGATGGCACCATTATGGCCATAAAACATCGGGATAAAAATATTTACGGGATTCAGTTCCATCCAGAATCCATACTGAGTGAATACGGATTGAAAATATTGGAAAACTGGCTGAAACTATCGGGGCTTTAG
- a CDS encoding CvpA family protein, translating into MVVDIVYLAFLAFGFFLGFRRGLVHSIFSILALFLGLAAALKYSGQLIVLIQDTFNLESVYISIGVFLLLFIVVILLVRTVAWAVESVLKTLYLNFINQLLGALLWCLVLTLVFSTFLWFADQMALISEAQKTESNTFNFIMPIAPITYSFLSEILPWFNGLFEQLSEYLKK; encoded by the coding sequence ATGGTCGTTGACATTGTATATCTGGCCTTTTTGGCTTTTGGCTTTTTTCTGGGTTTCAGAAGGGGATTGGTGCATTCCATTTTTAGCATTTTAGCGCTTTTTTTGGGTCTGGCTGCAGCACTGAAATACAGCGGCCAACTCATTGTATTGATTCAGGATACCTTTAATTTGGAATCGGTTTATATTTCCATTGGCGTATTTCTACTGCTTTTTATTGTAGTAATATTATTGGTGAGAACAGTGGCCTGGGCTGTTGAAAGTGTTCTTAAAACGCTATACCTCAATTTTATCAATCAATTGCTGGGAGCCTTGCTTTGGTGCCTGGTGCTCACGCTGGTATTCAGCACATTTTTGTGGTTTGCCGATCAAATGGCGCTCATCAGCGAAGCACAAAAAACGGAATCCAATACTTTCAATTTTATCATGCCCATTGCACCTATTACCTACAGTTTTCTATCTGAAATACTGCCCTGGTTCAATGGCTTATTTGAGCAATTGAGTGAATACCTTAAAAAATAA